One Purpureocillium takamizusanense chromosome 1, complete sequence genomic window carries:
- a CDS encoding uncharacterized protein (COG:P~TransMembrane:6 (o78-100i107-125o137-155i200-220o232-258i279-299o)~EggNog:ENOG503NYBS), with product MEEADDSIRCAATEPSKAAAQNRPSSETIVDQQRLQVASFDASFVPSARPAVSRSIPFYRDRSYYLDGWLDSSIWKSAFIEAVATGCSVFVSGSITATLFSYKTNVLGAYIGISNTVLLALFIYASAPASGGHLNPMITFSSILVGICPLARGVLYMCGQTLGAAAVGGLLSAAWGRERSLSVEGGGCFVNFDHITTGQVYLNEFLGSFALLYLAFGVGLDPRQAVLFGPRLGPLLVGASLGLVSFSTSGLAPGYAGAAMNPARCLAYGIVRRSMADQWIWWFGPAAASVFNALVYHAVPPHHLELAREKSCKKLGADCAKGGPMQHSAV from the exons ATGGAGGAAGCCGACGACAGCATCAGATGTGCAGCTACGGAGCcctccaaggcggcggcgcagaacCGCCCAAGTAGCGAAACGATAGTCGACCAGCAGCGATTGCAGGTGGCTTCATTTGATGCCTCGTTCGTGCCATCAGCACGGCCAGCCGTGAGTCGTTCGATCCCCTTCTATAGGGACCGATCGTACTATCTCGACGGGTGGCTAGACTCATCAATATGGAAGTCGGCG TTTATTGAAGCAGTTGCAACCGGTTGCAGCGTCTTTGTCAGCGGTTCCATCACGGCGACGTTGTTTAGTTACAAGACCAACGTTCTCGGTGCTTACATTGGAA TTAGCAATACGGTGTTGCTGGCCCTGTTCATCTATGCCTCGGCCCCGGCGTCGGGAGGCCATTTGAATCCTATGATTACCTTTTCGTCTATCCTCGTGGGCATATGTCCTCTTGCACGAG GTGTCTTGTACATGTGTGGCCAGACCTTGGGGGCTGCGGCTGTCGGGGGACTGCTGAGTGCGGCTTGGGGCCGTGAGAGGTCCTTGAG TGTGGAGGGAGGCGGATGCTTCGTCAACTTTGACCACATCACCACGGGGCAGGTGTACTTGAACGAGTTCCTGGGATCCTTCGCGCTCCTCTACCTTGCCTTCGGGGTGGGGTTGGATCCCCGGCAGGCGGTTCTCTTTGGGCCGCGGCTCGGTCCACTGCTGGTCGGCGCGTCGCTTGGGCTGGTGAGCTTTTCGACCAGCGGGCTGGCCCCAGGCTACGCCGGTGCGGCGATGAACCCGGCGCGATGCCTGGCATACGGCATCGTCAGGCGTAGCATGGCCG ATCAGTGGATATGGTGGTTtggcccggcagcggcgtccgTCTTCAACGCACTGGTATAccacgccgtgccgccgcaccacctcgagctggcgcggGAAAAGTCGTGCAAGAAGCTGGGCGCAGATTGTGCAAAAGGGGGGCCGATGCAGCATTCTGCGGTGTGA
- a CDS encoding uncharacterized protein (COG:T~EggNog:ENOG503NUG8), with protein MSQQAPARSQNNSKLSAASPLSRVPSNQPGLGRHSDKSASLEQSVRKFRVVEALRSGDTASISRAIRETADNAPRPSTSSISTLSGGPLEDTTVLHLAIQCAEFPVIEYVLSDGAGSIEVNARDKDGNTPLHIAAMHGRTPVVKLLLEQKEINDAIANTQAKLPIDLARNPEIFQLLQLSRSLYTEAKVAQVQELIARHDYETLAEVLEENRLKTVLDINSPEFASEPVTVQTGGTLLHEAARKKDTQLIQVLLLHGGDPFRRDRKGKLPQSITNDDGIKAILKKSPAAVAAQRGIQEKAVLGHAASQGTAAANASDLMAGCEAREMKGYLKKWTNYRKGYQLRWFVLEDGVLSYYKHQDDAGSACRGAINMKIAKLHMSADEKTKFEIIGKSSVKYTLKANHEVEAKRWFWALNNSIQWTKDQAKEEERQAARSAELLKQAKAEQSGSLSVHESHSENASLSDLQRSTSHLPSRSVSSTKIPLHAGTSTVGSGEDDDFADAGTEGDVSRLHGNGGPLIPGEHDDDDDDDYGDDHSVREAPGATKDALNITAQSAKLQLETMSSVHTALLSELSQSPATPLSDGKVTQALTTYDAAIRSLTGLVGDLLRISKDRDAYWQYRLDRESNMRRMWEESMQQVAREQEELEARMGEAEKKRRLTKKALREVMESGAHSANHTPTVEKLQEELEEAAASKSPTRTLGRRATALDQLGELSESESGEEEEFFDAVDAGEVEVAEIPHEATQEAKQVVVSGVDISPSFKGYENGIRHRLKMDADDRPKISLWGILKSMIGKDMTKMTLPVSFNEPTSLLYRCGEDMEYADLLDLAADRADSIERLVYVAAFAASEYASTIGRVAKPFNPLLGETFEYVRPDKNYRFFIEQVSHHPPVGAAWAESPHWTYWGESAVKSKFYGKSFDINPLGTWFLKLRPTAGGKEDLYTWKKVTSSVVGIITGNPTVDNYGPMEIKNWTTGEVALIDFKARGWKASSAYQISGKIVDAEGHVRVSLGGRWNSKLYARLTPGYEATPDDLGDSGPLDKSGMTDPSRAYLVWEANPRPAGIPFNLTPFVLTFNHIDDKLRPWIAPTDSRLRPDQRAMEDGEYDLAATEKNRLEENQRARRREREARGEEFVPAWFSKTRCEVTGEEYWKFNGKYWEQREKAGPNGDGKAWEGLEPVFEDAQQ; from the exons ATGTCCCAACAAGCTCCTGCGCGGAGCCAAAACAACTCCAAGCTCTCGGCCGCTTCGCCTCTGAGCAGGGTACCCTCCAATCAACCAGGGCTGGGGAGACACAGCGACAAGTCTGCCAGCCTTGAGCAGTCGGTCCGCAAGTTTAGGGTTGTGGAAGCCCTGAGGAGCGGGGACACCGCCTCCATCTCTAGGGCTATCCGCGAGACAGCCGACAACGCGCCCCGGCCAAGCACTTCGTCCATCTCGACTctcagcggcggcccgctGGAAGATACAACGGTCCTACATCTCGCCATTCAATGCGCCGAGTTTCCTGTCATTGAATACGTGCTGTCTGATGGCGCTGGCAGCATCGAGGTCAACGCCCGCGACAAAGATGGCAATACGCCTCTGCACATTGCCGCCATGCACGGCCGCACCCCGGTTGTCAAGTTGCTTCTTGAGCAGAAGGAAATcaacgacgccatcgccaacacACAGGCCAAGCTCCCGATCGACTTGGCTAGAAATCCCGAAATcttccagctcctccagctctcGCGATCGCTGTACACGGAAGCCAAGGTGGCTCAGGTGCAGGAGCTCATCGCTAGACACGACTACGAGACGCTCGCAGAGGTGCTGGAGGAGAACCGGCTCAAGACTGTTCTCGATATCAATAGCCCCGAGTTTGCCTCCGAGCCGGTGACTGTGCAGACGGGCGGCACCCTTCTCCACGAAGCTGCACGGAAGAAGGACACTCAGCTCATCCAAGTACTACTGCTTCACGGTGGCGATCCTTTCCGCCGCGATCGCAAGGGTAAATTGCCTCAGTCCATCACCAACGATgacggcatcaaggccataCTCAAGAAGTCCCCAGCCGCAGTGGCTGCACAGCGAGGCATCCAAGAAAAGGCTGTCCTCGGCCACGCTGCATCTCAGgggacagccgccgccaatgcCAGCGACCTCATGGCGGGATGCGAAGCCCGCGAGATGAAGGGATACCTCAAGAAGTGGACAAACTACCGCAAGGGTTACCAGCTGAGGTGGTTTGTTCTTGAGGATGGGGTTCTCAGCTATTACAAGCATCAAGACGATGCTGGATCTGCCTGCCGTGGGGCCATCAACATGAAGATTGCGAAGCTTCACATGAGCGCTGATGAGAAAACAAAGTTCGAAATCATCGGCAAGTCGTCGGTCAAATACACCCTCAAAGCAAACCACGAGGTTGAGGCTAAGCGCTGGTTCTGGGCGCTCAACAACTCGATTCAGTGGACTAAGGACCAggcgaaggaggaggagcggcaaGCGGCCCGCAGCGCAGAGCTCCTCAAGCAGGCTAAAGCCGAGCAGAGCGGGTCGCTCTCTGTTCATGAGTCGCACAGCGAGAATGCCAGCCTCTCAGACCTCCAACGAAGCACCTCACACCTTCCCAGCAGATCCGTGTCTAGCACCAAGATTCCCCTTCATGCAGGGACCAGCACCGTCGGCAGTGGTGAGGATGACGATTTCGCAGATGCCGGGACGGAAGGCGACGTCTCCAGGTTGCatggcaacggcggcccgcTCATACCGGGTgaacacgacgacgatgacgacgacgactacggGGACGATCACAGCGTCCGAGAGGCACCAGGGGCGACAAAGGACGCGCTAAACATCACTGCGCAATCAGCAAAACTGCAACTTGAGACCATGTCGAGCGTTCATACTGCCCTTCTGAGTGAACTCTCTCAAAGCCCTGCAACCCCACTctccgacggcaaggtcacGCAGGCGCTGACCACATATGACGCCGCGATCCGCAGCTTGACCGGCCTCGTGGGCGACCTGCTCCGGATTTCTAAGGATCGCGATGCCTATTGGCAGTACCGTCTGGACCGCGAGTCTAACATGCGACGTATGTGGGAGGAGAGCATGCAGCAAGTTGCGCGCGAGCAGGAAGAGCTCGAAGCGCGCATGGGCGAGGCTGAGAAGAAGCGCCGCCTGACGAAGAAGGCACTCAGAGAGGTCATGGAGAGTGGCGCGCACTCGGCAAACCACACCCCGACGGTGGAGAAGCTtcaggaggagctggaggaggctgcCGCGAGCAAGTCACCAACGCGGACGCTCGGTCGTAGAGCCACTGCCCTCGATCAGCTTGGGGAGCTCTCGGAGAGCGAGTCaggtgaggaagaagagtTCTTCGACGCGGTAGACGCCGGCGAAGTTGAGGTTGCCGAGATTCCCCACGAGGCGACGCAGGAGGCCAAACAAGTGGTCGTGTCGGGCGTGGATATCAGCCCGTCTTTCAAGGGGTATGAGAACGGCATTCGACACAGACTCAAGATGGACGCGGACGATCGGCCAAAGATTTCTTTATGG GGCATTCTGAAGTCGATGATTGGAAAGGACATGACCAAGATGACGCTCCCCGTATCATTCAACGAGCCAACATCGTTGCTATATCGGTGCGGCGAGGATATGGAGTACGCCGACCTGCTGGACCTGGCTGCGGATCGCGCCGACTCGATTGAAAGGCTCGTCTACGTGGCTGCCTTTGCCGCGAGCGAATATGCGTCGACTatcggccgcgtcgccaaACCTTTCAACCCCCTGCTAGGAGAGACGTTTGAATATGTCCGACCGGACAAGAATTACCGCTTCTTCATCGAGCAGGTCAGCCATCACCCTCCCGTGGGTGCCGCGTGGGCGGAGTCGCCGCACTGGACGTACTGGGGCGAGTCGGCAGTCAAGTCCAAGTTTTACGGCAAGTCGTTTGACATCAACCCGCTTGGCACGTGGTTCCTCAAGCTtcggccgacggcgggagGTAAGGAAGACCTGTACACGTGGAAGAAGGTGACGTCTTCTGTCGTGGGCATCATCACGGGCAACCCGACGGTAGATAACTACGGCCCGATGGAGATCAAGAACTGGACGACTGGCGAGGTAGCGCTCATCGACTTCAAGGCGCGTGGGTGGAAAGCGTCGAGCGCATACCAGATCTCGGGCAAAATCGTGGACGCGGAGGGCCACGTGCGCGTGAGCCTGGGAGGGCGCTGGAACTCGAAACTGTACGCCCGCCTGACGCCAGGATACGAGGCGACACCGGACGACCTTGGCGACAGCGGCCCGCTGGATAAGAGCGGCATGACGGACCCGAGCCGGGCGTACTTGGTGTGGGAGGCCAACCCGCGGCCCGCGGGCATTCCATTCAACCTGACACCCTTTGTTCTGACGTTTAATCACATTGATGACAAGCTGCGGCCGTGGATTGCGCCGACTGACTCGCGGCTGCGTCCGGACCAAAGAGCAATGGAAGATGGCGAGTACGACctcgcggcgacggagaagaaCCGGCTCGAGGAGAACcaacgagcgcggcggcgggagcgtgAGGCCCGGGGTGAGGAGTTTGTGCCGGCATGGTTCAGCAAGACGCGCTGCGAGGTGACGGGCGAGGAATACTGGAAATTCAATGGCAAGTATTGGGAGCAGCGAGAAAAGGCTGGGCCGAACGGGGATGGCAAGGCGTGGGAGGGCCTGGAGCCGGTTTTTGAAGACGCGCAGCAATAG
- a CDS encoding uncharacterized protein (COG:T~EggNog:ENOG503NUG8), with amino-acid sequence MSDTGGESNGTPHHKRSKSAAALALLRRKDTREDESGSEDGRSAASPRSAPKQPAMSQQAPARSQNNSKLSAASPLSRVPSNQPGLGRHSDKSASLEQSVRKFRVVEALRSGDTASISRAIRETADNAPRPSTSSISTLSGGPLEDTTVLHLAIQCAEFPVIEYVLSDGAGSIEVNARDKDGNTPLHIAAMHGRTPVVKLLLEQKEINDAIANTQAKLPIDLARNPEIFQLLQLSRSLYTEAKVAQVQELIARHDYETLAEVLEENRLKTVLDINSPEFASEPVTVQTGGTLLHEAARKKDTQLIQVLLLHGGDPFRRDRKGKLPQSITNDDGIKAILKKSPAAVAAQRGIQEKAVLGHAASQGTAAANASDLMAGCEAREMKGYLKKWTNYRKGYQLRWFVLEDGVLSYYKHQDDAGSACRGAINMKIAKLHMSADEKTKFEIIGKSSVKYTLKANHEVEAKRWFWALNNSIQWTKDQAKEEERQAARSAELLKQAKAEQSGSLSVHESHSENASLSDLQRSTSHLPSRSVSSTKIPLHAGTSTVGSGEDDDFADAGTEGDVSRLHGNGGPLIPGEHDDDDDDDYGDDHSVREAPGATKDALNITAQSAKLQLETMSSVHTALLSELSQSPATPLSDGKVTQALTTYDAAIRSLTGLVGDLLRISKDRDAYWQYRLDRESNMRRMWEESMQQVAREQEELEARMGEAEKKRRLTKKALREVMESGAHSANHTPTVEKLQEELEEAAASKSPTRTLGRRATALDQLGELSESESGEEEEFFDAVDAGEVEVAEIPHEATQEAKQVVVSGVDISPSFKGYENGIRHRLKMDADDRPKISLWGILKSMIGKDMTKMTLPVSFNEPTSLLYRCGEDMEYADLLDLAADRADSIERLVYVAAFAASEYASTIGRVAKPFNPLLGETFEYVRPDKNYRFFIEQVSHHPPVGAAWAESPHWTYWGESAVKSKFYGKSFDINPLGTWFLKLRPTAGGKEDLYTWKKVTSSVVGIITGNPTVDNYGPMEIKNWTTGEVALIDFKARGWKASSAYQISGKIVDAEGHVRVSLGGRWNSKLYARLTPGYEATPDDLGDSGPLDKSGMTDPSRAYLVWEANPRPAGIPFNLTPFVLTFNHIDDKLRPWIAPTDSRLRPDQRAMEDGEYDLAATEKNRLEENQRARRREREARGEEFVPAWFSKTRCEVTGEEYWKFNGKYWEQREKAGPNGDGKAWEGLEPVFEDAQQ; translated from the exons ATGTCAGATACGGGAGGTGAAAG CAACGGCACGCCGCATCACAAGCGCTccaagtcggccgccgctcttGCGCTTCTTCGACGCAAAGACACGCGCGAAGACGAGTCTGGCTCCGAAGACGGTCGCTCTGCCGCATCTCCTCGATCCGCGCCCAAGCAACCCGCCATGTCCCAACAAGCTCCTGCGCGGAGCCAAAACAACTCCAAGCTCTCGGCCGCTTCGCCTCTGAGCAGGGTACCCTCCAATCAACCAGGGCTGGGGAGACACAGCGACAAGTCTGCCAGCCTTGAGCAGTCGGTCCGCAAGTTTAGGGTTGTGGAAGCCCTGAGGAGCGGGGACACCGCCTCCATCTCTAGGGCTATCCGCGAGACAGCCGACAACGCGCCCCGGCCAAGCACTTCGTCCATCTCGACTctcagcggcggcccgctGGAAGATACAACGGTCCTACATCTCGCCATTCAATGCGCCGAGTTTCCTGTCATTGAATACGTGCTGTCTGATGGCGCTGGCAGCATCGAGGTCAACGCCCGCGACAAAGATGGCAATACGCCTCTGCACATTGCCGCCATGCACGGCCGCACCCCGGTTGTCAAGTTGCTTCTTGAGCAGAAGGAAATcaacgacgccatcgccaacacACAGGCCAAGCTCCCGATCGACTTGGCTAGAAATCCCGAAATcttccagctcctccagctctcGCGATCGCTGTACACGGAAGCCAAGGTGGCTCAGGTGCAGGAGCTCATCGCTAGACACGACTACGAGACGCTCGCAGAGGTGCTGGAGGAGAACCGGCTCAAGACTGTTCTCGATATCAATAGCCCCGAGTTTGCCTCCGAGCCGGTGACTGTGCAGACGGGCGGCACCCTTCTCCACGAAGCTGCACGGAAGAAGGACACTCAGCTCATCCAAGTACTACTGCTTCACGGTGGCGATCCTTTCCGCCGCGATCGCAAGGGTAAATTGCCTCAGTCCATCACCAACGATgacggcatcaaggccataCTCAAGAAGTCCCCAGCCGCAGTGGCTGCACAGCGAGGCATCCAAGAAAAGGCTGTCCTCGGCCACGCTGCATCTCAGgggacagccgccgccaatgcCAGCGACCTCATGGCGGGATGCGAAGCCCGCGAGATGAAGGGATACCTCAAGAAGTGGACAAACTACCGCAAGGGTTACCAGCTGAGGTGGTTTGTTCTTGAGGATGGGGTTCTCAGCTATTACAAGCATCAAGACGATGCTGGATCTGCCTGCCGTGGGGCCATCAACATGAAGATTGCGAAGCTTCACATGAGCGCTGATGAGAAAACAAAGTTCGAAATCATCGGCAAGTCGTCGGTCAAATACACCCTCAAAGCAAACCACGAGGTTGAGGCTAAGCGCTGGTTCTGGGCGCTCAACAACTCGATTCAGTGGACTAAGGACCAggcgaaggaggaggagcggcaaGCGGCCCGCAGCGCAGAGCTCCTCAAGCAGGCTAAAGCCGAGCAGAGCGGGTCGCTCTCTGTTCATGAGTCGCACAGCGAGAATGCCAGCCTCTCAGACCTCCAACGAAGCACCTCACACCTTCCCAGCAGATCCGTGTCTAGCACCAAGATTCCCCTTCATGCAGGGACCAGCACCGTCGGCAGTGGTGAGGATGACGATTTCGCAGATGCCGGGACGGAAGGCGACGTCTCCAGGTTGCatggcaacggcggcccgcTCATACCGGGTgaacacgacgacgatgacgacgacgactacggGGACGATCACAGCGTCCGAGAGGCACCAGGGGCGACAAAGGACGCGCTAAACATCACTGCGCAATCAGCAAAACTGCAACTTGAGACCATGTCGAGCGTTCATACTGCCCTTCTGAGTGAACTCTCTCAAAGCCCTGCAACCCCACTctccgacggcaaggtcacGCAGGCGCTGACCACATATGACGCCGCGATCCGCAGCTTGACCGGCCTCGTGGGCGACCTGCTCCGGATTTCTAAGGATCGCGATGCCTATTGGCAGTACCGTCTGGACCGCGAGTCTAACATGCGACGTATGTGGGAGGAGAGCATGCAGCAAGTTGCGCGCGAGCAGGAAGAGCTCGAAGCGCGCATGGGCGAGGCTGAGAAGAAGCGCCGCCTGACGAAGAAGGCACTCAGAGAGGTCATGGAGAGTGGCGCGCACTCGGCAAACCACACCCCGACGGTGGAGAAGCTtcaggaggagctggaggaggctgcCGCGAGCAAGTCACCAACGCGGACGCTCGGTCGTAGAGCCACTGCCCTCGATCAGCTTGGGGAGCTCTCGGAGAGCGAGTCaggtgaggaagaagagtTCTTCGACGCGGTAGACGCCGGCGAAGTTGAGGTTGCCGAGATTCCCCACGAGGCGACGCAGGAGGCCAAACAAGTGGTCGTGTCGGGCGTGGATATCAGCCCGTCTTTCAAGGGGTATGAGAACGGCATTCGACACAGACTCAAGATGGACGCGGACGATCGGCCAAAGATTTCTTTATGG GGCATTCTGAAGTCGATGATTGGAAAGGACATGACCAAGATGACGCTCCCCGTATCATTCAACGAGCCAACATCGTTGCTATATCGGTGCGGCGAGGATATGGAGTACGCCGACCTGCTGGACCTGGCTGCGGATCGCGCCGACTCGATTGAAAGGCTCGTCTACGTGGCTGCCTTTGCCGCGAGCGAATATGCGTCGACTatcggccgcgtcgccaaACCTTTCAACCCCCTGCTAGGAGAGACGTTTGAATATGTCCGACCGGACAAGAATTACCGCTTCTTCATCGAGCAGGTCAGCCATCACCCTCCCGTGGGTGCCGCGTGGGCGGAGTCGCCGCACTGGACGTACTGGGGCGAGTCGGCAGTCAAGTCCAAGTTTTACGGCAAGTCGTTTGACATCAACCCGCTTGGCACGTGGTTCCTCAAGCTtcggccgacggcgggagGTAAGGAAGACCTGTACACGTGGAAGAAGGTGACGTCTTCTGTCGTGGGCATCATCACGGGCAACCCGACGGTAGATAACTACGGCCCGATGGAGATCAAGAACTGGACGACTGGCGAGGTAGCGCTCATCGACTTCAAGGCGCGTGGGTGGAAAGCGTCGAGCGCATACCAGATCTCGGGCAAAATCGTGGACGCGGAGGGCCACGTGCGCGTGAGCCTGGGAGGGCGCTGGAACTCGAAACTGTACGCCCGCCTGACGCCAGGATACGAGGCGACACCGGACGACCTTGGCGACAGCGGCCCGCTGGATAAGAGCGGCATGACGGACCCGAGCCGGGCGTACTTGGTGTGGGAGGCCAACCCGCGGCCCGCGGGCATTCCATTCAACCTGACACCCTTTGTTCTGACGTTTAATCACATTGATGACAAGCTGCGGCCGTGGATTGCGCCGACTGACTCGCGGCTGCGTCCGGACCAAAGAGCAATGGAAGATGGCGAGTACGACctcgcggcgacggagaagaaCCGGCTCGAGGAGAACcaacgagcgcggcggcgggagcgtgAGGCCCGGGGTGAGGAGTTTGTGCCGGCATGGTTCAGCAAGACGCGCTGCGAGGTGACGGGCGAGGAATACTGGAAATTCAATGGCAAGTATTGGGAGCAGCGAGAAAAGGCTGGGCCGAACGGGGATGGCAAGGCGTGGGAGGGCCTGGAGCCGGTTTTTGAAGACGCGCAGCAATAG
- a CDS encoding uncharacterized protein (COG:P~EggNog:ENOG503NYBS~TransMembrane:6 (i7-26o32-50i62-80o125-145i157-177o204-224i)): MAQFIEAVATGCSVFVSGSITATLFSYKTNVLGAYIGISNTVLLALFIYASAPASGGHLNPMITFSSILVGICPLARGVLYMCGQTLGAAAVGGLLSAAWGRERSLSVEGGGCFVNFDHITTGQVYLNEFLGSFALLYLAFGVGLDPRQAVLFGPRLGPLLVGASLGLVSFSTSGLAPGYAGAAMNPARCLAYGIVRRSMADQWIWWFGPAAASVFNALVYHAVPPHHLELAREKSCKKLGADCAKGGPMQHSAV; the protein is encoded by the exons ATGGCGCAGTTTATTGAAGCAGTTGCAACCGGTTGCAGCGTCTTTGTCAGCGGTTCCATCACGGCGACGTTGTTTAGTTACAAGACCAACGTTCTCGGTGCTTACATTGGAA TTAGCAATACGGTGTTGCTGGCCCTGTTCATCTATGCCTCGGCCCCGGCGTCGGGAGGCCATTTGAATCCTATGATTACCTTTTCGTCTATCCTCGTGGGCATATGTCCTCTTGCACGAG GTGTCTTGTACATGTGTGGCCAGACCTTGGGGGCTGCGGCTGTCGGGGGACTGCTGAGTGCGGCTTGGGGCCGTGAGAGGTCCTTGAG TGTGGAGGGAGGCGGATGCTTCGTCAACTTTGACCACATCACCACGGGGCAGGTGTACTTGAACGAGTTCCTGGGATCCTTCGCGCTCCTCTACCTTGCCTTCGGGGTGGGGTTGGATCCCCGGCAGGCGGTTCTCTTTGGGCCGCGGCTCGGTCCACTGCTGGTCGGCGCGTCGCTTGGGCTGGTGAGCTTTTCGACCAGCGGGCTGGCCCCAGGCTACGCCGGTGCGGCGATGAACCCGGCGCGATGCCTGGCATACGGCATCGTCAGGCGTAGCATGGCCG ATCAGTGGATATGGTGGTTtggcccggcagcggcgtccgTCTTCAACGCACTGGTATAccacgccgtgccgccgcaccacctcgagctggcgcggGAAAAGTCGTGCAAGAAGCTGGGCGCAGATTGTGCAAAAGGGGGGCCGATGCAGCATTCTGCGGTGTGA